The proteins below are encoded in one region of Halorhodospira halochloris:
- the trpD gene encoding anthranilate phosphoribosyltransferase, with product MDMQSAIRRVTERQDLSSAEMTEVMGTIMSGGATPAQIGGFLIGLRMKGETVAEIAAAAAVMRELAERVEVGLEGVLDTCGTGGDASGTLNVSTAAAFVAAAAGVPVAKHGNRSVSGRSGSADVLEAAGASLDLDCAALSRCIEQVGVAFMFAPLHHGAMKHAVGPRREMGVRTLFNVLGPLTNPAGARRQLLGVYAPQWVRPIAEVLRELGSERVLVVHAEDGLDELSIASPSLVAELVDGDIREYKITPQELGIREAPLSEVQVAGAEDSLRLITSAFSGESSAAAELIALNSGAAIYAAGGVDSLQAGVDHAKDLMGSGAAAAKLHSFVEKTRELAG from the coding sequence ATGGACATGCAATCCGCTATTCGCCGCGTAACCGAAAGGCAGGATCTGAGCAGTGCCGAGATGACAGAGGTAATGGGCACTATCATGAGCGGCGGGGCAACGCCGGCACAGATCGGCGGCTTTCTCATCGGCTTGCGCATGAAGGGTGAGACCGTAGCCGAGATAGCTGCGGCGGCGGCGGTTATGCGCGAGCTTGCCGAGCGAGTAGAGGTTGGTTTAGAGGGCGTTCTCGATACATGCGGGACCGGCGGTGATGCTAGCGGTACCTTGAATGTGTCGACTGCCGCTGCCTTTGTCGCCGCGGCGGCGGGTGTGCCGGTTGCCAAGCACGGCAATCGTTCGGTCTCCGGGCGCAGCGGCAGCGCCGATGTTCTCGAGGCGGCCGGAGCCAGCCTGGATCTCGATTGTGCTGCCCTGTCACGCTGCATTGAGCAGGTCGGCGTGGCCTTTATGTTCGCCCCTCTCCACCACGGGGCGATGAAGCACGCTGTGGGGCCGCGCCGGGAGATGGGGGTCAGAACCCTGTTTAACGTCCTCGGGCCACTGACCAATCCGGCCGGTGCGCGGCGTCAGCTGCTCGGCGTCTATGCCCCGCAGTGGGTGCGACCGATTGCCGAAGTGCTGCGTGAGCTGGGCAGTGAAAGGGTCTTGGTGGTTCATGCAGAAGATGGCTTGGATGAGCTGAGCATAGCCTCGCCGAGTCTTGTTGCCGAGCTCGTCGACGGCGATATTCGTGAATATAAGATTACCCCGCAAGAGCTGGGGATACGTGAGGCTCCGCTCAGTGAAGTCCAGGTTGCCGGCGCCGAGGATAGTCTGCGGCTAATCACCTCCGCCTTCTCAGGTGAGAGTAGCGCGGCAGCTGAACTAATCGCCCTAAATTCAGGTGCAGCCATATATGCCGCCGGGGGAGTCGACAGTTTGCAGGCTGGGGTTGATCACGCCAAAGATCTGATGGGTTCTGGTGCGGCTGCCGCAAAACTGCACAGCTTTGTGGAAAAAACCCGGGAGTTGGCTGGATGA
- the ftsZ gene encoding cell division protein FtsZ, whose protein sequence is MFELMDTENQNAVIKVIGVGGGGGNAVQHMVTADISGVDFIYANTDAQALANTSAGSTVQLGSGITKGLGAGADPQTGRDAAEESRGRIQEVMQGGDMVFITAGMGGGTGTGAAPVVAEVAREMGVLAVAVVTKPFPFEGGKRMSIAEEGIKELEQNVDSLITIPNERLLPVLGKNLTLLDAFKSANDVLLGAVRGIAELITRPGLINVDFADVRTVMTQMGMAVMGNGVASGEGRAREAADRAIACPLLEDFNLAGANGILVNVTGGYNLSIGEFDEVGNAVREYAADEATVVVGAVIDPELENELRVTVVATGLGSVPRTVAEPAARDASSTRKPSGEVDYAQLDRPTVIRQKAANEKGTDADPESDMEYLDIPAFLRRQAD, encoded by the coding sequence GAGAATCAAAATGCGGTAATCAAGGTCATAGGCGTAGGTGGTGGCGGCGGCAACGCTGTTCAGCACATGGTCACGGCGGATATCAGTGGAGTCGATTTCATCTACGCCAATACCGATGCCCAAGCCCTTGCCAACACCTCGGCGGGTTCAACCGTGCAGCTCGGTTCGGGGATAACCAAGGGGTTAGGAGCAGGTGCCGATCCGCAGACTGGCCGAGATGCGGCAGAAGAGTCGCGTGGCCGTATCCAGGAGGTAATGCAAGGGGGTGATATGGTCTTTATTACCGCCGGAATGGGTGGCGGTACTGGCACAGGGGCCGCTCCGGTAGTGGCCGAAGTGGCTCGCGAAATGGGCGTTTTGGCAGTGGCTGTGGTGACCAAGCCGTTCCCCTTTGAGGGCGGTAAACGCATGAGCATTGCCGAGGAGGGCATCAAAGAGCTGGAGCAGAATGTCGACTCACTTATAACCATTCCGAATGAGCGCCTGCTGCCGGTATTGGGTAAAAATCTGACCCTGCTGGATGCCTTCAAGTCGGCCAATGATGTGCTACTTGGTGCGGTTAGGGGGATTGCTGAGCTAATAACCCGGCCCGGCCTCATTAATGTTGACTTCGCCGACGTGCGCACAGTAATGACCCAGATGGGTATGGCGGTAATGGGCAACGGTGTGGCCTCGGGTGAAGGCCGTGCACGAGAAGCGGCGGATCGGGCCATCGCTTGTCCGCTCTTGGAAGACTTCAACCTAGCCGGCGCCAACGGCATTCTGGTCAATGTAACCGGCGGCTATAACCTCTCGATCGGCGAATTTGATGAGGTCGGTAATGCCGTACGGGAATATGCTGCAGATGAGGCAACGGTTGTTGTCGGTGCTGTGATCGACCCCGAACTCGAAAACGAGCTGCGGGTAACGGTCGTCGCGACCGGCCTCGGCAGTGTGCCGCGGACGGTTGCCGAACCGGCGGCGAGGGATGCGTCCTCTACTCGTAAGCCGAGTGGTGAGGTTGATTACGCTCAGCTTGACCGCCCAACCGTCATAAGGCAGAAGGCTGCCAATGAAAAAGGAACCGACGCTGATCCCGAAAGCGATATGGAATATCTTGATATTCCAGCATTTTTGCGTCGCCAAGCGGATTGA
- the trpE gene encoding anthranilate synthase component I, with translation MKENEFNSLAEAGYTRIPLIREVLADFETPLSTYLKLASGPRSFLLESVEGGEKWGRYSIIGLPARNEVCVYGRQIELRRDGELIEQTEAADPLAWIEELQYRHRAAPPSGFPQMPRFLGGLVGYFGYDTVRYVEPRLANSQPPDELGLPDIYLVEADEVVVFDNLAGRLYLVVHCDPRQEAAYESALGRLEELSHQLDKPLPRQRKQAQGHGGTTRSEAQSNFTELGYEQAVEKIRDYIAAGDVMQVVPSQRISKPFHAEPLDLYRALRCTNPSPYMYFLDCGNFQIVGSSPEILVRLEEGEVTVRPIAGTRKRGATEQRDRELEEELVSDPKEIAEHVMLIDLGRNDVGRVAETGTVRLTERMVVERYSQVMHIVSNVVGRLRPGLGAMDVLRATFPAGTVSGAPKIRAMEIIDEVEPAKRGVYAGAVGYLSWSGNMDTAIAIRTALVKDERVYVQAGGGVVIDSLAELEWKETLNKGRALMRAVEMAEEGL, from the coding sequence ATGAAAGAGAACGAATTTAATAGCCTGGCCGAGGCGGGCTACACTCGCATACCGCTGATTCGGGAAGTACTAGCTGATTTCGAGACGCCATTATCAACCTATTTGAAGCTGGCTAGCGGTCCGCGTTCATTCCTGCTCGAGTCTGTCGAGGGGGGAGAGAAATGGGGGCGCTATTCGATAATTGGCCTGCCTGCTCGTAACGAAGTTTGTGTCTATGGCCGCCAAATCGAGTTGCGCCGTGATGGTGAGCTTATTGAGCAAACCGAGGCAGCCGATCCGCTCGCCTGGATCGAGGAATTACAGTATCGGCATCGTGCCGCTCCGCCCTCCGGATTTCCGCAAATGCCCCGCTTCCTTGGCGGGTTGGTGGGTTACTTTGGTTACGATACGGTTCGCTATGTCGAGCCGCGGCTAGCCAACTCGCAGCCCCCTGATGAGCTGGGTCTACCGGATATATACCTGGTTGAGGCCGATGAGGTGGTCGTATTCGACAACCTTGCTGGACGCCTCTATCTGGTCGTACATTGCGATCCCCGCCAAGAGGCTGCGTACGAGTCAGCACTTGGGCGCCTTGAGGAGTTATCCCACCAGCTTGATAAGCCGCTCCCGCGCCAGCGCAAACAGGCTCAAGGCCATGGCGGCACGACACGCAGCGAAGCGCAGTCGAATTTTACTGAGCTCGGTTACGAACAGGCGGTCGAGAAGATTCGCGACTATATTGCCGCTGGTGATGTGATGCAGGTAGTGCCCTCGCAGCGTATCTCCAAACCCTTTCACGCCGAGCCGCTAGATCTTTACCGTGCCCTGCGCTGCACCAATCCATCGCCTTATATGTATTTTCTCGATTGCGGCAATTTTCAGATTGTCGGCTCATCCCCGGAGATATTAGTGCGCCTGGAAGAGGGTGAAGTCACGGTCCGGCCCATCGCCGGTACCCGCAAGCGGGGGGCGACCGAGCAGCGCGACCGTGAACTCGAGGAGGAACTGGTCTCCGACCCTAAAGAGATAGCCGAGCACGTAATGCTTATCGACCTAGGGCGTAATGATGTTGGCCGTGTTGCCGAAACCGGGACCGTACGCCTGACCGAACGGATGGTGGTGGAGCGTTACTCGCAGGTTATGCATATCGTATCCAATGTTGTCGGCCGGTTACGACCTGGGCTGGGGGCGATGGATGTCCTGCGCGCCACCTTCCCGGCTGGCACTGTCAGCGGGGCGCCCAAGATTCGGGCCATGGAGATCATCGACGAGGTCGAGCCGGCCAAGCGCGGGGTCTATGCTGGTGCAGTGGGTTATCTCTCCTGGTCGGGCAACATGGACACTGCAATTGCCATTCGTACTGCGCTAGTCAAGGATGAGCGCGTATATGTTCAGGCCGGCGGTGGGGTGGTAATCGACTCCCTCGCCGAACTCGAATGGAAGGAGACCCTGAACAAAGGTAGGGCGCTGATGCGGGCCGTTGAAATGGCCGAGGAAGGTCTATGA
- the speD gene encoding adenosylmethionine decarboxylase, translating into MVDYSRIRLHGFNNLTKSLSFNIYDVCYAKTEAQRRDYIEYIDEEYNAERLTEILTNVAEIIGANVLNVARQDYDPQGASVTILISEGPVSAEEAEECAEARPGPLPGDVVAHLDKSHITVHTYPEMHPDKGVSTFRADIDVSTCGVISPLTALNYLIHSFDSDIVTMDYRVRGFTRDIEGGKHFIDHEINSIQNYLSEDTKERYQTLDVNVYQENIFHTKMILREFDLDNYLFGESSADLGDEEREQIRRNLRREMMEIFAGRNLPANQEV; encoded by the coding sequence TTGGTGGATTATAGCCGGATCCGTCTACACGGGTTCAACAACCTTACCAAATCGCTGAGCTTCAATATATATGACGTCTGCTATGCCAAGACTGAGGCACAGCGGCGTGATTATATTGAGTATATTGATGAAGAGTACAACGCTGAGCGCCTGACCGAGATCCTGACTAATGTCGCTGAGATTATCGGGGCGAATGTGCTCAATGTTGCCCGCCAGGATTACGATCCGCAGGGTGCCAGCGTTACTATTCTTATCTCCGAAGGTCCGGTAAGTGCCGAAGAGGCCGAAGAGTGTGCCGAGGCACGACCGGGGCCGCTACCTGGAGATGTGGTCGCTCACCTTGATAAGTCCCACATCACGGTGCATACCTACCCAGAGATGCACCCTGACAAAGGGGTGAGCACTTTTCGTGCCGATATCGATGTATCCACTTGTGGAGTCATATCGCCGTTGACGGCGCTTAATTACTTAATTCACTCCTTCGATTCCGATATAGTCACCATGGATTATCGGGTCCGCGGCTTTACCCGGGACATCGAAGGTGGTAAACACTTCATCGATCATGAGATCAACTCGATCCAAAACTACCTCTCCGAGGATACCAAGGAGCGCTATCAGACTCTCGACGTTAACGTTTATCAGGAAAACATCTTCCATACCAAGATGATCCTGCGCGAGTTTGATCTCGACAACTATCTATTCGGTGAGTCTAGCGCCGATCTCGGCGATGAAGAGCGCGAGCAGATTCGTCGCAATCTGCGCCGCGAGATGATGGAGATATTTGCCGGGCGCAATCTGCCAGCCAACCAGGAAGTCTAG
- the trpC gene encoding indole-3-glycerol phosphate synthase TrpC, translating into MSDELSATPDILRRILRRKAEEVIERAERRSLRELAAQVEDLPPTRGFWEALAERLDAGQPAVIAELKRASPSKGVIRADYDPDAIASDYANSGAACLSVLTDKDFFGGDDSHLQAARNAVQLPVLRKDFTIDTYQVYEARVLGADCILLIAAALGDAQLAELHALALELGLDVLIEVHDAEELERVAAFGPGLIGINNRDLHTFTTDLATTEGLAPRVPESALTVTESGIHTSSDVARIRAAGVHSFLVGEAFMSAPSPGQKLVELFADLSTGRL; encoded by the coding sequence ATGAGTGATGAGTTGTCGGCAACGCCGGATATCCTGCGGCGGATTCTGCGCCGTAAGGCCGAGGAAGTAATTGAGCGGGCCGAGCGACGTTCGCTGCGTGAGCTTGCCGCTCAGGTGGAAGATTTGCCGCCTACTCGTGGTTTTTGGGAGGCGCTAGCCGAGCGGCTGGATGCCGGGCAACCGGCGGTGATCGCCGAGCTAAAGCGTGCCTCGCCGAGCAAGGGGGTTATCCGCGCCGACTACGACCCGGATGCTATTGCTAGCGACTACGCGAACTCGGGCGCTGCCTGCCTTTCGGTTTTAACCGACAAAGATTTCTTTGGTGGCGATGACAGCCACCTTCAGGCCGCCCGCAACGCCGTGCAGCTGCCGGTACTGCGCAAGGATTTCACCATTGATACCTACCAGGTCTATGAGGCACGGGTATTGGGTGCCGACTGCATCTTGCTGATTGCTGCGGCTCTCGGTGATGCACAGCTGGCCGAGTTGCATGCCCTGGCCCTGGAGTTGGGGCTCGATGTATTGATAGAGGTGCACGATGCTGAGGAGCTGGAGAGGGTAGCTGCCTTTGGCCCCGGCCTTATCGGCATCAATAATCGTGATCTGCACACCTTTACCACCGACCTTGCGACCACAGAAGGCTTGGCGCCTCGGGTGCCGGAGTCGGCCTTAACTGTAACCGAAAGTGGTATCCACACTAGCTCCGATGTGGCCCGGATACGCGCTGCGGGAGTGCATAGCTTCCTGGTCGGCGAGGCATTCATGAGCGCACCTAGCCCTGGCCAAAAGCTAGTCGAGCTATTCGCCGATTTGTCTACTGGGCGCCTCTAA
- the lpxC gene encoding UDP-3-O-acyl-N-acetylglucosamine deacetylase, translated as MMRQRTLKNSIRATGVGLHTGEKVYLVLRPAPANTGIVFRRTDLDFEVRATAAAVGDTRLSTCLVQDGVRIATVEHLLSALAGLGIDNCYVDLSAAEVPIMDGSAAPFVFLIRSAGLKEQDAPKRFVRILEPVQVVDGDKWVAFEPFEGFKVSFTIDFDHPVFLREFARAVVDFSSTSFVKEVSRARTFGFMKEIEALRASRLALGGSLDNAIVVDEYRVLNEDGLRYRDEFVKHKILDAIGDLYLLGSSLIGSFHGHKSGHALNNRLLRKLLENQHAWEEITFEDVSELPIAYDKPLLA; from the coding sequence ATGATGCGACAACGTACACTCAAAAACAGCATACGTGCGACCGGTGTGGGACTGCATACAGGTGAGAAAGTTTATCTCGTCCTGCGTCCGGCGCCGGCCAATACGGGCATAGTGTTTCGCCGCACCGACCTCGACTTTGAGGTGAGGGCGACTGCAGCAGCAGTGGGTGATACACGGTTGTCGACATGCCTGGTCCAGGACGGGGTAAGGATCGCCACCGTCGAGCACCTGCTCTCCGCACTCGCCGGCTTAGGCATCGATAACTGCTATGTCGATCTCTCCGCTGCGGAAGTGCCTATCATGGACGGCAGCGCGGCTCCTTTCGTCTTCCTGATCCGTTCAGCAGGGTTGAAGGAGCAGGATGCCCCTAAGCGTTTCGTGCGCATCCTCGAGCCTGTGCAGGTGGTGGATGGCGATAAGTGGGTCGCCTTCGAGCCCTTTGAGGGCTTTAAGGTCAGTTTCACTATCGACTTCGACCACCCGGTCTTCCTCAGGGAGTTTGCTCGGGCGGTAGTCGATTTCTCTTCAACATCCTTCGTCAAAGAGGTTAGCAGGGCACGGACCTTTGGTTTCATGAAGGAGATCGAGGCACTGCGTGCCTCACGTCTGGCCCTGGGCGGTAGTCTTGATAACGCCATAGTGGTTGATGAATATCGAGTGCTCAACGAGGACGGTTTGCGCTATCGCGATGAATTCGTCAAGCACAAGATCCTCGATGCGATAGGCGACCTCTACCTCCTTGGCAGCAGCCTAATCGGTTCTTTCCACGGCCACAAATCCGGGCATGCTCTCAACAATCGCTTGCTGCGCAAGCTGCTGGAAAATCAGCACGCCTGGGAAGAGATCACCTTTGAGGATGTCTCAGAACTGCCAATAGCCTACGATAAGCCGCTCCTCGCCTGA
- a CDS encoding phosphoglycolate phosphatase translates to MFKIQPQAFLFDLDGTLVDSAPDLCFAVNSMLRERGSDPVELAALRNWVGNGARRLIARALTATMDDDPPAQEWDSALERFYELYAERLYVDSQPYPGAIEAVRALHGMGVAVAVVTNKPYRFAQPIIEHMGLGQAIKVVVGGDCAPARKPDPQPLHLAASRLGVDIDQTVMVGDSATDVAAARAAGVPVICVSYGYRRGIAVEQLGADMVLDNLRELPELMREAV, encoded by the coding sequence ATGTTCAAAATCCAGCCTCAAGCGTTTCTATTCGACCTAGATGGGACGCTAGTAGATAGCGCCCCAGACTTGTGTTTTGCAGTCAATTCTATGCTCCGTGAGCGCGGCTCCGATCCTGTTGAGTTGGCTGCGCTGCGCAACTGGGTCGGCAATGGTGCTAGACGCCTGATAGCGCGTGCGCTGACCGCAACGATGGATGATGACCCCCCGGCCCAGGAGTGGGACTCTGCCCTGGAGCGCTTCTATGAGCTTTATGCTGAGCGTCTCTATGTTGATAGTCAGCCCTACCCAGGGGCCATAGAGGCGGTTCGGGCGTTACATGGCATGGGCGTGGCAGTAGCGGTGGTGACCAACAAGCCGTACCGTTTCGCCCAGCCTATCATTGAGCATATGGGCTTAGGCCAAGCGATCAAGGTAGTTGTCGGAGGTGATTGCGCCCCAGCCCGCAAGCCTGATCCGCAACCTCTCCATCTGGCTGCAAGCAGGTTAGGCGTAGACATCGACCAAACGGTTATGGTCGGTGATTCGGCCACTGATGTGGCTGCAGCACGCGCGGCGGGTGTGCCAGTGATTTGTGTTTCCTACGGCTATCGGCGCGGGATTGCAGTAGAGCAGCTCGGTGCGGATATGGTGCTGGATAACCTGCGCGAGTTGCCGGAACTGATGCGGGAGGCGGTCTGA
- a CDS encoding anthranilate synthase component II — MILMIDNYDSFTWNLVQYLGELGARVEVVRNDEVNVSEVRRLRPERIVISPGPCTPNEAGVSLELVHEMAAEVPILGVCLGHQTIGQVFGGKVVRARQVMHGKTSPVRHRGQGVFRGLPEPLEATRYHSLVVERDTLPEVLEVTAWTEGPQGSIDEIMGVRHRELPVEGVQFHPESILTANGHELLANFLNKGF, encoded by the coding sequence ATGATCCTGATGATAGACAATTACGACTCGTTCACCTGGAACTTGGTGCAGTATCTAGGTGAGTTAGGGGCACGGGTCGAGGTGGTGCGTAACGATGAAGTCAATGTTAGCGAGGTTCGTCGTCTGCGCCCGGAGCGCATAGTAATATCACCCGGGCCTTGCACCCCTAACGAGGCCGGCGTCTCGCTGGAGCTGGTTCACGAGATGGCCGCCGAGGTGCCGATCTTGGGGGTTTGTCTCGGCCATCAAACCATTGGCCAGGTCTTCGGCGGTAAGGTAGTGCGAGCCCGCCAGGTAATGCACGGCAAGACCTCACCGGTGCGTCACCGCGGTCAAGGAGTCTTTCGCGGGCTGCCTGAGCCATTGGAAGCGACACGCTACCACTCCTTGGTGGTGGAGCGTGATACGCTGCCGGAAGTACTAGAGGTGACGGCCTGGACCGAAGGCCCTCAAGGTTCGATAGACGAGATTATGGGCGTGCGCCATCGCGAGCTGCCGGTCGAAGGCGTGCAGTTCCATCCTGAGTCGATATTGACCGCTAATGGCCATGAGCTACTGGCCAACTTCCTCAACAAAGGGTTCTAG